tgattttaatttatttaaaagtttgatgttattttgttCGCCGTGACTTGTGATGAATTTGGGCGATTTTGTGATAGGCCGGCCTGTGAAGTGGCGGCAAAACTTTTATGTTTGAATTGTATTTTGGGGCCGTTGTTTGGGGGGTGCGGCTGGGCCTCAAACGAACAAGATGCCAGGGACGGAGAcggcggggggaggggggtAAGTACTTAGCTCAttaaaaatcatttaaaattAGGTGAAGTCTCTAATTTCACCCCGTAATCCCAACTCGCCCCACTCATGTTGAATTCCTAGTTCCTTCCCTGCAGGATGTGCTGGCGACGCAATATGGGCccgagtggagatgctcttacaaagtactccctccgtcccatattaagtgactcaaatttgcccaaacatgaatgtatttatgtgtaacaaatttttacatacatgtaataaaaaattacttaatatggaacggacgAAGCGGACAAAAGTTCATAATCTCTGAATCAGGCACACCCAACCCACCTTGGTCCATGGGCTGACAGATAGCAGGCCAATTTACCAATCGATTTTCCTTTGATTTTACTCCTTCAATCCACTTGTACATTTTAACAACCCCGTACAACATACctgctcaaaaaaaaaatctgctaaAAAACCCCCGTACAACATAAAGTCATACGTAGAGTTCACCAGATAACTATGGGATACCCCGCCGCAGGACTAGGCCCTCTGAGTCGGTGACCTGAAAAGCGTAGATAAGAAGTCCGGTAGGTCGCAGTagctctcaagtctcaacccCCATCTCCTCCGATTCGGCGATCCAAAATCGAATCCCGTTCGATTCGTCCTATCGAAGGGGAAGATGGACCAGGTGCTGAACAAGGTGGGGAGCTATTGGTTTAGCAAGAAGGCCAGCAAGGAGATCGACTCCATCGGCGACGACCTCAATGTACCTACGCACTAGAATCCTTCCGAATTTCCTGGCATGTAGATTGGTTGATATCTCCGTGCACGCTGGCTCTGGTTTCTTAGTCCATGATCTGCGTTTCCAGTAGGAAGGTTTCGGTTGTTTAGCCGCTAGAGTGAAGGGACTAAACTTATTTCAAAATTATTCGCTTGGCTTTGCCATATAGGATTTGGGAATGTCCAGGAGGATGGATTGTGCATCTGGGGGTGGGCGGGTCTTGACTTGCTACATAGGTTGGGTCGTGTCCCATGGGTGTCAAGATGAATTTGGTGATTCTCCCAAACCACGATTTGTGATTTCTACTgctattttcattttcttattACTTTGCTCTGCTGCCAACATAGGATTCAATTTTTGTATTCCAATAGTTCTCACCTGGAAATTGTTCTTAGTTCTACTGTAATGTATTTATTGTGTTACCATTTTTCCAACCAGCTTTCAAGTTCCTGGCAAATGACATAGAATAGATGAGGTTTACAAGGAAATACGAATTGTAGTATCAACCATGTAATCTTAGCTGATTTAACAGCGCTTGTGCAGTGCACACCAAAACTTCAATTTTCCCCTTCTCTCTTACTAGCTACAGAATAGGAAGGAGAGAGCATCTCTGCGAGCCAGGTAGATGTCCAGTCAACTGCATCTCAAGGATGGAGCCAGCTCATTGGCACTGGGATCAGCTGAACCCCAATGAAATTGTACAACGATCTATTGAACTAACTAGTGCTTCATCTGTAAAAGGTTTACTTGTTGTAATAGAGGCTGCCCTGTTAGTCTTCTTGCCTGGCTTCACAATTCTAGTGGCATTTCAGCCTAAGTCCATAATCGTGATTCATCCGATGATTCTTCCTTCCTTAATATATTTAAGTTGGTTGCACAAGTCCATGAAAATGATGCCATCTATCTCCTGCGATTTAAGTTTTCGGCCTTCAGATTTCCAATGCCAATGCAGACAAGATAGTTTGTGCAAGTCCATGAATATGTATATGGTCATATTAATGGGAGGCAATGGGCATAATAGACAAAGGATAAAAAATGTGCAACTTGATTGTTCTTCACTACATCTGTATTCAAACTACTGACGACTTTCCTGCAGTACAAGTAGAAATGAAGACCCTTAATAGTTCGTGTTTCCAGCTCATGCTCAGCTTTGAGATAATTTCACAATCTGATTCCTGAAAGCTGACATGGTTCAGAAGTTTGACTCCAGGAACAATCCATCAAAGCCTTGAAAACCCATACTATTGGCTTTCCTAAACCAGCAACAAAAGTAATGACATTAGAAGTGAATATATCTAACAAATATTACCTAGGAACATGTGTCAGACTGTATTTTTGATGGAGCTTCCTACCAAATACATCTCCAGTCCGAATTAGATGCTTTTATTTGCTTTTCATGTTCTAGAAAACATATGCAGTTCTTGCTTCTAACAGAACATTATTTACATGTGTGAACCCAGTCAGTCTCTTCCAGCATTGGTGGGGGAGCTAAATGGATGGTGAACAAAATCAAAGGTATGCCATGTTTATTCTGTATATTATTCTCTAATAATAGCAAACTGTGTTGTACTCccccgttcctaaatataagaagtcctaagtcaaacttcttcaagttgaccatgtttatagaaaaatctaatAAGATCTATAATATCAAATGAGTATAGTATGAAAATGTATACAatgacagatttaataaaactaatttggagttctagatgttggtagatttttctattaacttggtcaaaattgaaaaagtttgacttatgacaaagTCAGgacttatatttaggaacggaggtagtagcaaATATTTGTATCACCTGATAAACTGTATGGTATACTGCTGGTACAATATGTCAGCACTCAGCAGTTTCTAGAAATTGACTACTGTAACTCTGTAAGTATGGCACCGCATATTGCATAATATATAAATTCTCATGATGGTCAATAATTAATACACAAAGATATCTAGTACACAGATGAGAAAAAGGTTTCACTTTCTTCATTACTAAATGCGACTCCTCAAATTTGTGATTTTACCAAAGAAGTCAAATTTTCTATTTCAAACTGTTATTTGTAGTGGCAAGTGGCAAATATGGTCTGTTAAACTGCAATGCATTTTGTATATTTCTGAAACTCTGCACTAATTATGTAGACTAATGGCATCTACAATGGAAGGCACAAATAAGCAAGAGAAAATCAAGAAATTACTCTGCTAAGTATTGAGTATTTGAGTAGCATGAAAAGAAATCACTTACCACAAATGCACCATCTTTTCAAAGAATAAACGATAACAGTTTTTTCAATTTTCGATactttgatcttttttttttatctgtacAAGGTTTTGACCAGTGAACCAGTAATTCCTTCCTTGGAAATATCCactcatatttcttacatcctcTACCTAATAGTCTAGTACGTAGTCATGCTTGTTCCCATTTTGTCATAACCTGAAATGTGGGGTATGAATTTAGTTGCATTGACTAGAAACAAAGAAGCACTATCATGTTGATATGTTCCTTAATATCGAAGTCATCCTGAACTCCGCGATCAACTTATGTCCTCATTGTAAACCTAGTTGTTTTGCATTATTTCTTTGTTATAAATAGTCAATTGGTCATTACACTTCAATTTCAGGTGACATATTGCTCAATTAAAAGTTTCATTAGTGCTTAAGTTGACATACGTCACATCCATGCAAACTAATGCTTAGTATCCATCTGCACCATGACTCGTGAGGAGGATGTGTAAGATGTTACACGAGAGATCACCATGAGGATTGTGTTGATGGTCTTACTCCAGCTCCCAACCATTATAGGCAAAAGCAGCTCGTTGTTTTGTTACTCTCTCTTGATCTGACCATCTTGTAACAATCCttgtcatgcatatgcaagctTTTGTATGTTCTCTACAAAAGGCCGAAATCCTGAAGTCTACTGCTTTCTCCTCTTCAATAATACTAATATTTCTGAACTGAATACAACGTGTTTTGATCGTAGGGAAGCTGCAGAAAGCATTGCCAGATCTTCTCAAAGAATATGACATGCCAACAGGCCTCTTTCCACGGGATACAACCAATTACGAGTTCAATCAAGAGACAAAGAAGCTGACAGTATACATCCCTTCAGCTTGTGACGTAGGGTACAAGGACTCATCAGTTGTGCGGTTCTTCACCTGTGTCACCGGCTACCTCGAGAAGGGAAAGCTTTCTGACATTGAAGGCATGAAGACCAAGGTGCTTGTATGGACCAAGGTGACCTCCATCAAGACAGAGGGCTCAAAGCTCCATTTCACTGCTGGCATGAAGAAGACCCGTAGTCGTGATGCATACGAGGTCATCAGGGATGGTATCGTCATAGACAAGTTCTAGAGGATACTTTGCCTGAGACATGCGATGTAATTATTTAGATGATGCTCCCACTGCTAGATTATACCAAAATCGATTGTGCTATCAAGGGTGTTCCCAAAGAATTCCGTACATGACTTTTTCTGTATCTTCAAAATATGTTGCTTCTGTTTTTGTGATTGTGACTATTCTATCGATCCGGAAGGTGTCAGGATGCGGGCAGATTTTTAATTCTGAGAGAGTAAACATGAGTTAAGGTCTGATTGTTGGTCAATATGTTTTTTTCAGAGAAGTTGGTAAATACAGCTGATTTGGTGGAATCATCAATTTCTAGAACGATGCTGTTTGCAACTTACAAGATAGCATAGCGTAAGACATGAAACTTGCATTGCAGCCCAAAttggttctttctttctttctttcattcTGAAGACGTGTCAAGTCAGAACAGTATTTTTCTGAGTTAAACACTGAAAATGCATCTCAAagatttttcagatttttgttAAAAGTCGAGGATTCTACAAGTAGGACAAGTAAATTTGTTAAATCAAAATGCATCTCAAAGAGGCTTTCACATTTTCTGTATGCTGAAGATTTTAGCttatgttcatgaagtatcaACGTTATGATAAGCAACGTGGTAGAAGCAAGTgggattgtttttttttttttgagaggaacaCAGTTGCATTCCATTAAGCTGAAACGCTGGACAAATCGCCAGCACACAGGTTCAGTACAAATTGAGGTAAATGGGCAACCCAAACATTGCGCTCGCCATTCCCTAACCGAGCGCCTTGCGAAGCAAGTTCATGCGCAACACTATTACATACTACTCTTGAACATACACAAATTTGTACATTGTCAAAAGCACTAGATAACATGGCCTTAATTTTCTGAAAGAGGACACCAAGTGGTGACAGGTCGTAGTCGTTTGACGTTATAGCTTGCTTCAGTATAGTGGCATCCGTCTCCAGCATCACCAAGCTGCATCCGATGGAAGAAGTGATATGTACAGCCTGCCAAAATGCAAGAGCTTCAGCATGAAGAGCACGCTAACCTCCTGAAGATGGCCCTGTCCAGCTGCTACCACCTCTCCGCAATCGTTCCTGACGATGAATCCCCAACCACCTGAACGTGAGGCTTCCCAAAAAGCTCCATCAATGTTTATTTTCAAGTAATTATGCATTGACAACATCCACTTCTGAGCACCTGGGTGCGTTTTAGTTGATGGCTTTCCTCTTAATGACAAAGTACTCCATGACATGCACGGTAATAGATGAAACAATTTCATCCAAagtccttttcttctttcctacATTTGCCTTCTTTTTTCAGCCCACCAAATCCAGAGAATACAACAAATAgtaattttcttctcttcttccaaGTTAAAGACTATATCAAGGAGGGAAAGAGCATTTGGGCAATCAGCAAGCAAGAGTCCTTGTTTCTTCTAAGTTTAGTAATCTCGAGATGGGTTTTACCATTTTACACTTGCAGAAAACATGGCCGCCATCTTCGTTGAATCTGAAACAGACAGGCATCTGGTGTCTACGTCCATTCCTCTCCTCTTTTGTTTCCTTCGCATAGGTGGACTGTTAGTGGCCATTCTACACAGGAAATGTAAAATTTTATTTGGTAGTGGAAGGGACAACAGCTTCTTCCAAACGAATCCCCTTTGAGAGCTATTCATGTATGAGCTTGCTGTGAGACCTCCAAGTGATTCTTGGGCTTCATAGTCTCTAGCAATTTTATATGCAGACTTAACTGAGAATAAGCCCTTCTTGTCGAAGTGCCTGGCTGGGAAGTCCTCAACTTGATCATTAATTGGAATTTGCAAAATAGATGTACATCTTCTTGAACCAAAGATTGATTTAAAAGTTGCACATCCCAGCTGCTGGTTGTAGGATCTATAAGCTCCTCGACCCGAGTTATTATATTTCTCCCCTGCCTTGATATTACACACCTTGATAGTCCGCGTGGGATCTAAGGATCTCTCCATATATTAATGGTGTCTTCCATTTCCCACTCTCCAAATTATTACCTTGTTCAAAAGGTTGACACCCTTCAGTATACTTCTCCATGCatatgtaacatcccaattttcaaaacccttcttgtgcattgcatttcataagcatcatgtcacccttgcatttgatcacatttgaaaaccctaaaattaaCCCAGAAAACTCCTAtacaaaaatgcttttatttgaatttggtCTTTGTTCTTGCTTTTGAATAATTTGCATTTCAACCCATGGGGattttggcataaaaagggATGTAATGattatataaagctatcccataaattggcttttgaaaatTATTTCgaaaaaacaatttattttgatattcTATAAGGCCCTAAAGGCTAAGTTATagacaaatgtatttttaaatattttattttgaggaaaattcttgtcccaaaagttagatcatatgaagatatgattttacaaattttgttgcattttatttggagtgatttgtagctttgaatcaattttggagttcaaaaactgaaaatagaaaaggaaaaaggaaaagaagaaaaaaagaaaaagtaaagcaAAACCTAACCGGCCTACTGGGCCGAACCGGACAGACCGGGCCGAGCCGACCGGCCTGCCCCGTGTGCCTGCGCGCTCGGTCGCTGCCAGGCGGGCCCCACGCCCGTCGTCTTCCTTCAACCGTCACCCCCGAAATTCCCGGCTGCGTCCACGAGTCCACTCCGCACACGACCgcccgatttctccgcgcacgGGCCATCTCTTCCAAATCcgtgcgcgtcaccccgaagccctTGCtattctcctccacttcccccaagtCGCTCGCCCGATTTCGCCTCGGTTAGAAACTAATATTCTCGCCGAACTTctctcctgccgccgccgttttctcGCCGTCACAGCCGCTCCGGTGAGCTCCCTACACCGCCAACCCCTTTTCCGAGTTCCCCTCTCTCTTGCGCGTCTCGTGACGCGGACCGTTTTGCCTTTTGTTGGTCGCAGCgaagcccgccgccgtcgccgtgctcactgccgccgaccgcgccgcccgtcTCCGTCCCGAGCCGCctcgaccgcgccgcccgtcTCTGTCCTGAGCCGGCCGCGCCTCGCCAAACCACCGCCCTCCCCtgctcccgcgccgccgccctccggtcgccgccgccgtcgccttctCCCCCGACTCCGGCAGTCCGCGCCCGGTAAGCCTCCCCCTAATCCTCACCCTTGGATCTCAATCCAGTGGCTGACATAAAA
The Brachypodium distachyon strain Bd21 chromosome 2, Brachypodium_distachyon_v3.0, whole genome shotgun sequence genome window above contains:
- the LOC100823765 gene encoding uncharacterized protein At5g01610, yielding MDQVLNKVGSYWFSKKASKEIDSIGDDLNSVSSSIGGGAKWMVNKIKGKLQKALPDLLKEYDMPTGLFPRDTTNYEFNQETKKLTVYIPSACDVGYKDSSVVRFFTCVTGYLEKGKLSDIEGMKTKVLVWTKVTSIKTEGSKLHFTAGMKKTRSRDAYEVIRDGIVIDKF